One window from the genome of Myxocyprinus asiaticus isolate MX2 ecotype Aquarium Trade chromosome 30, UBuf_Myxa_2, whole genome shotgun sequence encodes:
- the s100u gene encoding S100 calcium binding protein U has translation METAIKTVVGVFLKSAKGKENLGSKDFQNLVKNNLNNILMGAENNDEIKGMCQQLDNNQDGKVSFQEYMKLIGYLAQALSDKRCSHQEEQAESSSQKAQAEAAAVAKKAEPQQAEPKAAKEEETKQEAVAEEAAIEEQKPKEENKTNVEQEAAKVEENNKTEEAS, from the exons ATGGAGACAGCAATCAAAACAGTAGTGGGAGTGTTCCTGAAGTCAGCAAAGGGCAAGGAGAACCTTGGATCAAAGGATTTCCAGAACCTTGTGAAGAACAACCTGAACAACATTCTGATG GGCGCAGAGAACAATGACGAAATAAAAGGCATGTGTCAACAACTTGACAACAACCAGGATGGGAAGGTCAGCTTCCAGGAGTATATGAAGCTGATTGGCTATTTGGCTCAGGCTCTCAGCGACAAGCGTTGTTCGCATCAGGAAGAGCAAGCAGAGAGTTCATCTCAGAAGGCACAAGCTGAAGCAGCTGCAGTGGCCAAGAAGGCAGAACCACAACAGGCAGAGCCAAAGGCAGCAAAGGAGGAGGAGACAAAACAGGAGGCAGTGGCCGAGGAAGCAGCGATTGAAGAGCAGAAGCCAAAGGAGGAGAACAAAACAAACGTGGAACAGGAAGCAGCGAAAGTGGAAGAGAATAATAAAACAGAGGAAGCTTCATAG
- the LOC127421019 gene encoding protein S100-A1-like isoform X1: MPRSKSDIMSKEPSSNLESAMQMLIKTFHKYSGKEGDKYTLSRGELRELLTEELGNYLGSAQDKDAVERVMNDLDSNNDGEVDFTEFIILMGALTVACNDFFLDSPPPKNKGDSKSDGATEEKKE, encoded by the exons ATGCCACGCTCAAAGAGTGATAT CATGTCCAAAGAACCAAGCTCCAACTTGGAAAGCGCAATGCAGATGCTCATCAAAACCTTCCACAAGTATTCTGGGAAGGAAGGAGACAAGTACACACTCAGCCGAGGAGAACTGAGGGAACTGCTGACGGAGGAGCTGGGAAATTATCTAGGG AGTGCTCAAGATAAAGACGCTGTGGAACGAGTGATGAACGATCTGGATTCCAATAATGATGGCGAGGTGGACTTCACCGAGTTCATCATCCTCATGGGCGCGCTGACCGTAGCCTGTAATGACTTCTTCCTTGACAGCCCACCGCCCAAAAACAAGGGCGATAGCAAGAGTGACGGAGCcacagaggaaaagaaagagtAA
- the LOC127421019 gene encoding protein S100-A1-like isoform X2: MSKEPSSNLESAMQMLIKTFHKYSGKEGDKYTLSRGELRELLTEELGNYLGSAQDKDAVERVMNDLDSNNDGEVDFTEFIILMGALTVACNDFFLDSPPPKNKGDSKSDGATEEKKE; encoded by the exons ATGTCCAAAGAACCAAGCTCCAACTTGGAAAGCGCAATGCAGATGCTCATCAAAACCTTCCACAAGTATTCTGGGAAGGAAGGAGACAAGTACACACTCAGCCGAGGAGAACTGAGGGAACTGCTGACGGAGGAGCTGGGAAATTATCTAGGG AGTGCTCAAGATAAAGACGCTGTGGAACGAGTGATGAACGATCTGGATTCCAATAATGATGGCGAGGTGGACTTCACCGAGTTCATCATCCTCATGGGCGCGCTGACCGTAGCCTGTAATGACTTCTTCCTTGACAGCCCACCGCCCAAAAACAAGGGCGATAGCAAGAGTGACGGAGCcacagaggaaaagaaagagtAA